In Treponema rectale, a single genomic region encodes these proteins:
- a CDS encoding TraR/DksA family transcriptional regulator, whose translation MKKEFIEKQKKKLIAQRNEILESQAGRNEQLYKLNGSGESGDDVDIASDTIDRTLLNSLGEADQRRLQMIERALERIAKGTYGLCLLCNKPIPEGRLETLPYAALCVDCQTKEERRNR comes from the coding sequence ATGAAAAAAGAATTTATTGAAAAACAGAAGAAAAAGCTCATTGCACAGCGCAATGAAATTCTTGAGTCACAGGCCGGACGTAATGAACAGCTTTATAAGTTGAACGGTTCCGGAGAATCTGGTGATGATGTTGATATTGCATCTGATACTATTGACCGTACTTTGCTTAACTCTCTTGGAGAAGCAGATCAGCGCCGTCTTCAGATGATTGAACGTGCCCTTGAACGTATTGCAAAAGGTACATACGGACTTTGTCTTCTCTGCAATAAACCGATTCCAGAGGGACGTCTTGAAACTCTTCCTTATGCTGCTCTCTGTGTTGACTGTCAGACAAAAGAAGAGCGTCGTAACCGGTAG
- a CDS encoding histidinol-phosphatase: MEINIMNENFIYSNYHVHSDFCDGHNSLAEMAEAALSRDVRSLGFSSHALQQFSSEWHLRPERYDEYAAAVASLKKDYSGKMDIFLGFEADYIKGYALPDISNFSKWNPDYLIGAVHFVPGEKGCFEADASVKDFPAETLKAGCKNIKEAVAAYFETEREMLSKCTFTILAHPDLIRKQNSKEQRFDENASWYKSEVKATVKAIKKAGVCVEINTGGIARGYLNQPYPSPYFLELLCRENIPVMINTDAHRTEHITFWYDSARRYALDAGYSELAFIKEGCLSFQKI; encoded by the coding sequence ATGGAAATCAACATTATGAACGAAAACTTTATATACTCAAACTACCACGTGCATTCTGACTTCTGCGACGGACACAACAGCCTTGCAGAAATGGCAGAAGCAGCCTTAAGCAGAGACGTAAGGTCTTTAGGCTTTTCTTCCCACGCCCTCCAGCAGTTTTCAAGCGAATGGCATCTGAGGCCTGAACGCTATGATGAATATGCAGCCGCCGTTGCCTCATTAAAAAAAGACTACAGCGGAAAGATGGATATATTCCTGGGATTTGAAGCTGACTACATAAAAGGCTATGCCCTTCCGGACATATCAAATTTTTCTAAATGGAATCCGGATTACCTTATAGGTGCCGTGCATTTTGTTCCCGGCGAAAAAGGCTGTTTTGAAGCTGATGCAAGCGTAAAGGACTTTCCTGCAGAAACATTAAAAGCCGGCTGTAAAAACATTAAAGAAGCAGTAGCCGCATATTTTGAAACAGAACGGGAAATGCTCAGTAAATGCACTTTTACGATTCTTGCTCATCCTGACCTCATCAGAAAACAGAACTCAAAAGAACAGCGCTTCGACGAAAATGCATCATGGTATAAAAGTGAGGTAAAAGCCACTGTAAAGGCAATAAAAAAAGCCGGAGTATGCGTAGAAATCAATACCGGCGGAATTGCACGAGGCTATCTTAACCAGCCGTACCCTTCTCCATATTTTCTTGAACTTCTATGCAGAGAAAACATTCCGGTCATGATTAATACCGACGCACACAGGACGGAACACATTACTTTCTGGTACGACAGCGCCCGCCGTTACGCACTGGATGCCGGCTACAGCGAGCTTGCCTTCATAAAAGAAGGCTGCCTGTCATTTCAGAAGATATAA
- a CDS encoding response regulator, whose protein sequence is MDNFTIDKGSRFLASTLHEVRTPIQTIISTTELLQDTTLDNEQTEYVHQIEFSANALLQLANDVLDFTKIRSENFKLENIPFDVVELTERVVDLIAIEAFNKKLEVITDIDYNIPRQIMGDPTRLQQIILNLIKNAVKFTAKGFIMVRLRMEKRHLLFEIIDTGIGVDIQKQKLVFNDFYQVDASTTRKFGGSGLGLAISKNLVEVMKGKIGIYSDGQMGSNFWFTIPMEKSVFESEEPLIEIPAKTRILIVDNSQLSLKSLKSKLTAMGIKDVVTSSSGHDALSKMSTAIKEKRPFTIAFITLKMPALSGWHIAAEINHNPELKNIKLYLMVPEGQMGKDAKMKMLNWYNGYIYKPIKRDSLITLLKDAFSQKSAAGTEQNTAEEKKKKLAEEETLVASGKKILVAEDHPVNRKIIITFLEKFGAQVYSADNGEEAVQQIKKHPEIDLIFMDILMPVKSGIDATIEIRQMNFKGIIVACTANNDPEDFKTYQTLGINDILLKPFKRDGIRQVLEKWNTVLSFPEAKEVISLADINIKTADLWDIKDFTDTTNNDPELAVSLIEDYVEQTEAILAALKTEIERGSDFAKLELYTHTLKGSSSAISARKLTETAKRMNINAKQKNLVELEALRTEFCLDFLELKQTIKTWKSTL, encoded by the coding sequence ATGGACAATTTCACAATTGATAAGGGAAGCCGTTTTCTTGCCAGTACCCTGCACGAAGTAAGGACACCTATTCAGACAATAATAAGTACAACGGAACTCCTGCAGGATACGACGCTGGACAACGAACAGACTGAATATGTTCACCAGATTGAATTCAGTGCAAACGCCCTCCTTCAGCTGGCAAACGATGTCCTGGACTTTACGAAAATCCGCTCAGAAAATTTCAAACTTGAAAACATTCCTTTTGACGTAGTTGAACTTACTGAACGGGTAGTTGATCTTATTGCCATTGAAGCTTTCAACAAAAAACTGGAAGTCATTACAGACATAGACTACAACATTCCCCGACAGATAATGGGAGACCCTACCAGGCTTCAACAGATAATCCTCAACCTTATAAAAAATGCGGTAAAGTTTACGGCAAAGGGTTTTATAATGGTAAGGCTCAGAATGGAAAAACGTCACCTGCTTTTTGAAATAATTGATACAGGCATCGGCGTTGACATTCAGAAGCAGAAACTTGTATTCAACGACTTTTATCAGGTAGATGCCAGTACTACAAGAAAATTCGGAGGTTCCGGACTTGGTCTTGCCATTTCAAAAAATCTTGTAGAGGTCATGAAAGGAAAAATCGGAATCTACTCCGACGGACAGATGGGTTCAAATTTCTGGTTCACCATTCCCATGGAAAAATCCGTCTTTGAATCCGAAGAACCGCTTATTGAAATACCGGCAAAAACACGAATACTTATCGTAGATAACAGCCAGCTTTCTTTAAAATCCCTCAAATCAAAACTTACTGCAATGGGGATAAAAGATGTCGTTACAAGTTCCAGCGGACACGACGCGCTTTCAAAAATGAGTACTGCCATTAAGGAAAAGCGTCCTTTTACGATTGCCTTCATTACCCTGAAAATGCCGGCTTTAAGCGGATGGCACATTGCAGCAGAAATAAACCACAATCCTGAACTTAAAAACATAAAGCTTTACCTCATGGTTCCTGAAGGACAGATGGGTAAAGATGCAAAAATGAAAATGCTTAACTGGTATAACGGCTACATCTATAAACCTATAAAAAGAGACAGCCTTATTACCCTGTTAAAAGACGCATTCTCTCAGAAATCTGCTGCCGGTACAGAACAGAATACTGCAGAAGAAAAAAAGAAAAAGCTTGCAGAAGAAGAAACTCTTGTTGCCTCAGGTAAAAAAATCCTTGTTGCAGAAGACCATCCGGTCAACAGAAAAATCATCATTACCTTCCTTGAAAAATTCGGGGCACAGGTTTACAGCGCAGATAACGGAGAAGAAGCCGTTCAGCAGATTAAAAAACATCCGGAAATTGACCTTATCTTCATGGATATCCTCATGCCGGTTAAAAGCGGTATCGATGCAACAATAGAAATACGCCAGATGAACTTCAAGGGAATCATAGTCGCCTGTACCGCAAACAACGACCCGGAAGACTTTAAAACCTACCAGACTCTGGGAATAAATGACATTCTTCTTAAGCCTTTTAAAAGAGACGGAATCAGGCAGGTTCTTGAAAAATGGAACACAGTACTTTCCTTCCCTGAGGCTAAAGAAGTTATTTCCCTTGCAGACATCAACATTAAGACTGCAGACCTCTGGGACATCAAGGATTTTACGGATACTACAAACAATGATCCTGAACTTGCCGTATCCCTCATAGAAGATTACGTTGAACAGACGGAAGCAATTCTTGCAGCCCTTAAAACAGAAATTGAAAGAGGCAGCGACTTTGCAAAACTTGAACTTTACACTCATACCCTCAAAGGCAGCAGTTCCGCAATAAGCGCCCGTAAACTTACAGAAACTGCAAAACGCATGAACATAAACGCAAAGCAGAAAAACCTCGTAGAACTTGAAGCCTTGAGGACGGAATTCTGTCTGGACTTCCTTGAACTGAAACAGACTATAAAAACATGGAAATCAACATTATGA
- a CDS encoding response regulator, translating into MRKVLLIDGSPLFTQFLTDKFKSEQVALESAESKRDAYTKLITIIPDLIIIETTDIIDTEIQELLEKKSSDPNARKIPIIITGPVIERSSVANLVQFGVVKYFTKPIKFDVFFQSVSHILGASFSMDTTPCVLDVHLNQNIIFVELARGLNREKIILLKYRLMDIIEKNQLNTPKLVLMLTNLSLTFMDITNLELLFTNLTADGQISKNNIKILSLSEFVKDIIDGHPEYYGYEVTDNLGSIMGSLIESRSSSRNINEVINNRILETTDDASTGSIEMRNVEETPAEMEEEGTVMKVAVVDDDVVIRKILQSTLNTISAETFLFPTGAEFLQAVNSKQQFDLVILDIFIPDIDGFSILQGLQRQNFETPILVYSQATQKEAVIQALSLGAKSYLVKPQKPNVIIKKALEVVNGQFHN; encoded by the coding sequence ATGCGAAAAGTATTATTAATCGACGGATCTCCACTCTTTACACAGTTTCTCACTGATAAATTCAAGTCAGAGCAGGTTGCCCTTGAATCTGCGGAAAGCAAAAGAGACGCATACACTAAACTCATTACAATTATTCCGGATCTGATTATTATTGAAACAACGGATATTATTGATACGGAAATTCAGGAACTTCTTGAAAAAAAATCCTCTGATCCCAATGCCCGCAAAATTCCGATAATCATAACCGGTCCTGTAATTGAACGCTCATCGGTAGCAAATCTTGTACAGTTCGGTGTCGTAAAGTATTTTACAAAACCTATAAAATTTGACGTTTTCTTTCAGTCAGTAAGTCACATTCTCGGGGCATCCTTTTCCATGGATACAACTCCCTGCGTACTGGACGTTCACCTTAACCAGAACATTATCTTCGTAGAACTTGCCCGGGGACTTAACAGAGAAAAAATCATCCTGCTGAAATACAGGCTTATGGACATAATAGAAAAGAATCAGTTAAACACGCCAAAGCTTGTCCTGATGCTTACAAACCTGTCCCTTACCTTCATGGATATTACAAATCTTGAACTGCTGTTTACAAACCTTACGGCAGACGGACAGATCAGCAAAAACAACATAAAGATTCTTTCTTTAAGCGAATTCGTAAAGGATATCATCGACGGTCATCCGGAATACTACGGCTACGAAGTAACGGATAATCTTGGTTCCATCATGGGAAGCCTTATAGAAAGCAGAAGTTCTTCCCGCAATATTAACGAAGTAATAAACAACCGCATTCTCGAAACAACAGACGATGCCTCTACCGGCTCAATCGAAATGCGCAATGTGGAAGAAACTCCTGCAGAAATGGAAGAAGAAGGCACTGTAATGAAGGTTGCAGTCGTTGATGACGATGTTGTAATCAGAAAAATCCTTCAGAGTACACTTAACACCATCAGCGCAGAAACTTTCCTTTTCCCTACCGGTGCAGAATTCCTACAGGCGGTTAATTCTAAACAGCAGTTTGACCTTGTAATCCTGGATATATTCATCCCTGACATAGACGGATTCAGTATTCTTCAGGGGCTTCAGCGTCAGAATTTTGAAACCCCGATTCTTGTTTATTCACAGGCAACCCAAAAAGAAGCAGTTATACAGGCACTTTCTCTGGGAGCAAAAAGCTATCTTGTAAAGCCTCAGAAGCCTAACGTTATAATCAAAAAAGCACTTGAGGTTGTAAATGGACAATTTCACAATTGA
- a CDS encoding DJ-1 family glyoxalase III, translated as MNAVVFLADGFEEIEALTPVDYLRRAGVNVTVCATGTSSRTVNGAHGIQVLADMTLDAWIDSCEELPDAVVVPGGMPGAKNISECAAALALIEKTAEAGKLVCAICASPAVVLSKTSVLEGKKWTCYPDMESIAGEKACALHECKAFVHDANLITGRGPGAAEEFAMEIVKTLCGAEVYGKIKAGSVQR; from the coding sequence ATGAATGCAGTTGTATTTCTTGCAGACGGATTTGAAGAAATAGAGGCCCTTACTCCGGTAGACTATCTGAGGCGTGCCGGGGTAAACGTAACAGTTTGTGCCACTGGTACTTCTTCAAGGACTGTTAACGGTGCTCACGGAATCCAGGTTTTGGCGGATATGACTCTTGATGCCTGGATTGACAGTTGTGAAGAGCTTCCAGATGCAGTTGTGGTTCCAGGAGGAATGCCGGGTGCAAAAAATATTTCTGAGTGTGCAGCAGCTCTTGCTCTTATAGAAAAGACAGCAGAAGCAGGAAAACTTGTCTGTGCAATTTGTGCTTCTCCTGCAGTTGTTCTTTCAAAGACTTCTGTACTTGAAGGAAAAAAATGGACCTGCTATCCGGATATGGAATCAATAGCAGGAGAAAAAGCCTGTGCCCTTCATGAATGCAAAGCTTTTGTTCATGATGCAAACCTTATTACAGGACGTGGCCCTGGTGCTGCAGAAGAGTTTGCCATGGAAATTGTAAAGACACTTTGCGGTGCGGAAGTTTATGGAAAAATAAAAGCCGGTTCCGTACAGCGTTAG
- a CDS encoding patatin-like phospholipase family protein has protein sequence MKVYKKVISFMTVLVLLSWNLHSQSGNGSASKKRPKVALVLSGGGAKGLAEIPLLEALEEEGIPVDMVLGTSMGSLLGSLYCAGYSPKEIRSFMTELDLVSIISEWPQPSLRVPAYALTTKNDNYFSLPFSLSQTKVGAAPGFLGDQKILNMLSTYLSKVGDIDDFDKLAVPFRAVAVDVSTGKEVVYKSGSLVRAVRGSMSLPGVWVPALMSDGTYVMDGGLQNNLPVRLAIESGADIVIAMDVASSVYKNPEEIDDFLSVGIQIFNMIISTNAVAQHKLADLLLIPDLREFSTMDFSRPQQIIEAGELCVKNNRDAIHQIALQLEKQGVVLEKKNYDRVSIYDSLKVKTIEKFVIKDISFKEKVPLPSEDRFKRFVGKKLDLATTEKLVRLLDDLRMSYHLASFSFEAKAGSDDEHCTVEILANHYGYQLSKLFFGGNPSAGITNVHTDSGVRFFVVPDFTAGAYLLGNVELLAHLSFGNTNGFDFSILPYFAKWKDFSVRFDAGAGVYFGSLEPATNIIDEDRYTDDDKGFLLHGGLQFRFIDRITASAGIRYDYSYINSTEESISFPYLYFDSVFNTFNDDLTDFKGVKIEFLGRGGGYGDGVPYYSFEIMYRHRFELLRNRTSLGIELRGANVHFPYELNSGYGDYGGFYGMCGYPQFTYKRDFAIAGLTFNQKLFSIMGIPVHMIVQAKAGIKDNYDPYECSNEPSDSWFAGFNSLEQITGGGALYFVLKTPPGNIYFGGSFNSNGQYTLSVGLM, from the coding sequence ATGAAGGTATATAAAAAAGTAATTTCATTTATGACAGTACTGGTCTTGCTGAGCTGGAATCTGCATTCTCAGTCCGGTAATGGTTCCGCTTCTAAAAAAAGACCAAAGGTTGCTCTTGTACTTAGTGGCGGCGGTGCGAAAGGGCTTGCAGAAATTCCTTTGCTTGAGGCTCTTGAAGAAGAAGGCATTCCTGTAGATATGGTATTGGGAACAAGCATGGGTTCTCTGCTGGGATCTCTGTACTGTGCAGGTTATTCTCCTAAAGAAATCCGTTCATTCATGACGGAGCTGGATCTTGTTTCGATTATCAGTGAATGGCCTCAGCCCAGTCTCAGGGTTCCTGCTTATGCTCTGACTACAAAAAACGATAATTATTTTTCTCTTCCGTTTTCTCTCTCTCAGACAAAAGTTGGTGCAGCTCCAGGATTTTTAGGGGATCAGAAAATACTTAACATGCTTTCTACTTACTTGAGTAAAGTTGGAGATATTGACGATTTTGATAAACTTGCAGTTCCTTTCAGGGCAGTTGCAGTTGATGTTAGTACCGGAAAGGAAGTTGTATATAAAAGCGGCTCACTTGTAAGGGCTGTCAGGGGAAGCATGTCTCTGCCAGGTGTATGGGTTCCTGCGTTGATGAGTGACGGAACTTATGTAATGGACGGAGGTCTTCAGAATAATCTTCCGGTCCGTCTTGCCATTGAAAGCGGTGCAGATATTGTAATTGCAATGGATGTTGCCAGTTCTGTATATAAAAATCCTGAAGAAATTGATGATTTTCTTTCTGTGGGAATTCAGATTTTCAACATGATTATTTCGACAAATGCAGTTGCTCAGCATAAGCTTGCAGATCTTCTTTTGATTCCTGATTTAAGGGAATTTTCTACTATGGATTTTTCTCGTCCGCAGCAGATTATTGAAGCCGGAGAACTCTGCGTAAAAAACAACAGGGATGCGATTCATCAGATTGCACTTCAGCTGGAAAAGCAGGGGGTTGTCCTTGAAAAGAAAAACTATGACAGAGTCAGTATTTATGATTCCCTTAAAGTAAAAACTATAGAAAAGTTTGTAATAAAGGACATAAGTTTTAAAGAAAAGGTTCCCCTTCCTTCTGAGGACAGGTTCAAAAGGTTTGTCGGAAAAAAACTTGATCTGGCAACAACAGAAAAACTTGTAAGGCTTCTGGATGATTTAAGGATGAGCTACCATCTTGCATCTTTTTCTTTTGAAGCAAAGGCTGGTTCTGATGATGAGCATTGTACCGTTGAAATTCTTGCAAATCATTACGGCTATCAGCTGAGTAAATTATTTTTTGGCGGTAATCCTTCTGCAGGAATTACAAATGTCCATACAGATTCAGGGGTAAGGTTTTTTGTTGTTCCTGATTTTACTGCCGGTGCTTATTTGCTTGGAAATGTTGAGCTTCTTGCTCATCTTTCTTTTGGTAATACCAACGGCTTTGATTTTTCTATTCTTCCTTATTTTGCAAAATGGAAAGATTTCAGCGTCAGATTTGATGCAGGAGCAGGAGTTTACTTTGGTAGTCTTGAACCGGCAACAAACATTATTGACGAAGACAGATATACAGATGATGATAAAGGTTTTTTACTCCACGGTGGACTTCAGTTCCGTTTTATAGACAGAATTACAGCATCAGCAGGAATCAGATATGATTACAGTTACATCAACTCAACTGAAGAAAGTATAAGTTTTCCATATCTGTATTTTGACAGCGTATTTAATACTTTTAATGATGACCTTACGGATTTTAAAGGCGTTAAAATCGAATTTTTAGGCAGGGGAGGCGGTTACGGCGACGGAGTTCCATATTACTCCTTTGAAATAATGTACAGGCACCGGTTTGAGCTTTTGCGTAACAGAACTTCCTTAGGTATTGAGCTTAGGGGTGCTAACGTTCATTTTCCTTATGAACTTAATTCCGGTTATGGTGATTACGGCGGTTTTTATGGAATGTGCGGCTATCCGCAGTTTACTTATAAAAGGGATTTTGCCATAGCGGGGCTTACTTTTAATCAGAAGCTTTTTTCTATAATGGGGATTCCGGTACATATGATTGTTCAGGCCAAGGCAGGCATTAAGGATAATTATGACCCGTATGAGTGCAGTAACGAACCTTCAGATTCCTGGTTTGCAGGATTCAACAGCCTGGAGCAGATTACTGGAGGCGGTGCGCTTTATTTTGTTTTGAAGACTCCTCCCGGAAACATTTATTTTGGAGGCTCTTTTAATTCAAACGGTCAGTATACTCTCAGCGTTGGCCTTATGTAA